In Halomicrobium zhouii, the sequence CGACGAGGGCGAGTTACGCGGCCAGACCCCACAGCGTGCAGAGGAGGTCGGGGAAGGCTCCAACGGGTTCAACGGGAGCGGCGTCCCCTACACCTGGTCCTGGTTCCAGTACTGCGGGATCCAGTCCTACGCGGGCCTGAATCCCGAAGCGGACGAGGACAACTACTTCCGCGCCACACCGGGCACGTACGACTGGATGAGCGACGTCGAGGGCGGCGAACCGCTCACCGTCGACATGTTCGACGACTACGCGGAGTGGGGCAACGACATCGGGAGCTCGGGCGTCGGCAAGCCCGCGACCGCCAGCTGGCGCTCGGAGGGGCCGGACGCACAGACCATCCCTGTCCAGGTCCTCCGGAGCACGCGCGTGACCCAGATGGTCAACGGCGAAGGTCCCTACAGCGACCTGGACGAGAGCGTCCGGGCCTTCCTCGAGGGCGCGACTGCCGACGACTTCATGGTCTGGCTGAACAAGTGCACCCACTTCTGCTGTGTCCCGGGCTACAAGGCCTACGCGGACAGCGCCCGGTTCGACGCCGAGAACAAGGTGTACTGCCAGTGCCACCAGTCGGTGTACGACCCCTTCAGCCCAGTGGAGAAATCCTTCGTGGCCCTGCCGCGACCGGACCAGTGATACAATGAGTCTCGAACGCAAAGACGAACACGAACACGGACGCTGGATGGAATCGCGGGACCTGACCGCGATCGAACAGATCTATCTGACGACGCTTATCTGGCTCGACAAGCGCCTGCGCGTCGTCGACTACCTCGAAATCCTGGAGGACATGTACTACAAGGTCAACCTCCAGATGCCCAAGAGCCACACGGAACAGTACAACCTGGACAACAAGTTCTGGTACTGGTATCCGCTGTACGCGCTCGGGTCGTTCTCGACCATCGCCTACATCGTCGCCGCGGTGTCTGGCGCCCTGCTGGGGTTCTACTACGCGCCCGCAGCGGCCAACGCCAACGGCCAGCCCACCATCGCCTACGAGCAGATCACCTTCATCATGACCGAGCTGAACTTCGGCTTCTTCCTCCGGTCGCTCCACCGGTGGGCGGCCCAGTTCATGGTGGCCGCGGTGTTCCTCCACATGCTGCGCGTCTACTTCACGGGCGCGTACAAGGAGCCCCGCGAGCTCAACTGGATCATCGGCATCGTCCTCATCTCGTTGACGATGGTGTTCGGGTACACGGGCTACCTGCTCCCCTGGGACCAGCTGGCGTTCTGGGCCGGTCAGATCGGCGTCGAGATGTCGCTGTCGATTCCGCTCATCGGCGAGTGGGTCGCACAGCTGATGTTCGGGGGCTTCACGCTGAGCCAGTCGACGCTCCAGCGGATGTACATCCTGCACGTGTTCTTCCTCCCGTTCGTCACGACCGCACTCATCGCGGTGCACATCGGCATCGTCTGGATGCAGGGCATCGCGGAACCACACTAGTACAATGACAGACGACACCACCTCCGACACCGAAGACGTCCGCACTGACGGAAGCGGCGGTACGGGCATCGTCCCGCCGGACGACGAGACCCCGACCTGGTCCGAGCGCAAGCAGCGGACCCAGGGGCTCTCCCGGCTCACCTACGAGTACTTCGAGCGGGCCCGCCGCGAGGACCAGGACCTGCGCCAGCAGTCCGACTACGTCGAGCGCGACGTGCTCGGCTTCCCGGCCTGGCCCCACGAGATGATCCGCAACCTCGCGCTGACGAGCTTCTTCGTCGGCATCATCATCTTCCTCTCGGCCGCGCTCCCGCCACACATCGGCCCGCCGGCCAACGCCTCCAGTACACCGGCGGTCATCCTGCCCGACTGGTACCTCTACTGGTCGTTCGGGCTGTTGAAGCTGGGCTTCCTCAACCCCGAGCTCTCGCTGCTCGGGGACACGAAGCTGCTGGCCGACCGAACGTACGGCGTCCTGGCAAACGTCGTCATCGTCGGTTTCATCGCCATCGTCCCCTTCCTGAACAAGGGGAGCGCCCGGCGACCCGTCGAGCAGCCGTTCTGGGCCGCCGTCGGCATGTCCGGCGTGATCTTCTCGATCACCATCGCCGCGCTGTCGGTCAAGAACCTGCTCCCGATGGACTCCAAGCTCCTGCAGGACCTGACGTTCCTGCTGCCCTTCGTCGGCGCGTTCATCACCTACGCGGTGTTGCGGACGATGCGCGAGGGGTACATGTTCAACCTCAACCGCCGCTACTACCGCCTGCGACCGCCGAAATAGCACCTTCCGCGCTGCGAGTGTTTCCGACCGTCTTGGTTTTCCAGCGTCTCTCCCGTCGATCAGCGTCAGCGCCGCAGGGCGCAAATGCACGGCCCACGAGCGACGTGGCGAGTGAGCCAGTTGCCGTCGACACGAACTCGCCGCAGTAAAGTATGTACCCCCCGTTCGTGTCCGTAATGACTGACGACCGGCCGGAGGGCGTCGACGAGCCGGACGCGCGAACGCGCGACGTCGTGGTCCCGCTCCGGGTGTACAAGACGGTGACCGTCTTCTCGACGCTGTTCGCCGTCGCCGCCGTCGTCGGCGGCTTCCTCCTCATCGACCAGGCGACCGAGCGGGCGACGCTTCCGACCTCGGAGATCGACCCGGTAGTCGCCATCGCCGGTATCGCGCTCATCGTCGTCGGCGCGGGGACCTACGCCTTCTCGACGCGTTTCCGCACTGCGGAAATGGGAAAGTCTAAAGACGACGCCGACGAACCCTCTGATAATGGCTGACGAATTCGCGAAAGGCTTCGGCATCTTCGTGGTCGCCGGTCTCGGGTGGATGACCCTGGCGGGCTGGTACCGGACGCCGTCCTTCGAAGGGACACAGCTCACCGGCGCGCCACCCGAGGCTGCGACGGTGTACGACCAGATCGGTCTCTTCCTCGAGCCCGTGCTGTTCTGGTTCATGATCCTCGGCCCGCTCACGTTCTGGATCCTCATTCCCATCTTCGAGCGCGCCCGCGAATCGTACGCCGAACGCGCGCAGTAGTCTGTTTTCACGGCCTGGTTCCCCGCTCTGGGACGTTCTTCAGTATCGTCCGAGGACGCCAGACGGCTTCGACGTATTTGCTATCGGGAGATTGCGAGTGTAACGGGTAGTTCTGTGATTTGAGTGCTGGACAGAACTGTAGGGACAACAACAACCAGAAAGCCCTCGGCGCGCTGGACTCGCGCGACCCGCGCTGCGCTCCTCGCTACGCTCCGGTGCTTGCGAGGTCGTGCTTCGTCCACCCCGCCTCGCCCTTTCAGTCCACCAAGTCCGCACAGCCGGCACCCCTGCCTTCCCCCTGGTCGGCCGACGAGACGGCCTCTCGGCCGAGCGGTTGCGGGGCGGTCAGGACGCGTGTCGCTCGCCGGACGGCGAGCGACCGGGGAGGGGTGGCGGAGTCGATCGTGAGTGCGTTTCATCGCACGAGCGAGGCTGTCCCTGGTGGACTGAAAGGGCGAGGTGGGCTCGCGCTGGAAGGCAGTCGCTCAGCGGGCCCTACCCGAACGGACGTGAGGGTATCCCGCTGAGCGACCGCGAGCGCGCCGAGGGCTTTCGACGTGTTCGTGCCGGTACTGTGCCAGAACTCAGAATTACACCAGATCGTTACAGACACTCCCTCTCTCGAACGACAGTGAGCGTCGAAGCAGTCACTCGCGAGTCTGCCGGAGTGATCACGGTGGAGAAACGGCGGAATCGACAGTAGCGTTCGGCACAGCGCGGGAACCCAGAAGAGAGAACCGAGGAGCGCTAGACCAGCGAGTCGATGGAGCCGGTGAAGGCGACCTGGAAGATCACGTACAGTAGCGCGAGGACCCAGGCACCGATGGCCGCCTTGGGCCGGTCGAGCGGGAGGTCGCGGCGGGCCTCGACCTTGCGCGACTCGAACTCGAAGAAGTCGGTGATGACCATCCCGACCACGAGCACGGAGGTGACGAGGCCGCCGTGGTGGTGGACGGTGAGGAAGTAAAACGACGCGAGGACGAGCACGAGGTTCGTCACCTCGTGGGGGACCCACCGGGTGATGGCGTCGGCGCCGTCGTCCTCGTACTGGTCGACGTATCGCCGCTGGGCGAGGAACCGGGTCACCATGTTGACCAGGACGAGTGCCAGTATCACGATCTCGATCTGGCCCTGGAGCGCGGCGTCCAGCGGCCCGAACAGGTTCACGAACGGCTCCGTCTGCATATCTTGCAGTGTGTCCACCGTCCATTAGTGTCTTTCCAATTTCCAGCGGGTAGAATCCGGCAAGTCTGTCGAAGAGTGACAGTTTTGCCGGCGGGCTGTGGTCCGTCGGCTAGAATTCCGGGTCGCTCGCTGGCGTCAGGGCGACGTCGACAGACCCGTCGGGCGTGACGGTGACCGGCTCGCCAGTGGCGACGGTGGCCACCTCGCGGTCGTCGGCGACCAGCGTCACCGGTGTCTCGTCGCGTTCGACCGTGAGCCGGAGCTCCTCCAGGGGGAGGACCCAGTGGTCGGGGTTGGTGGCGAAGGGGGCGATGGGTGCGACGGGCCCGACGTTCGTCCCCGGGGCGACGAGCGGACAGCCGAGCCGGTGGGCGTAGCCGGGTGAGCCGGCGGGCGTCGCGACGACGACGCCGTCCGCGCGGAACTGGCCGACGTGGCTGTCCCCGCTGGCCACGGCGTACTCCGAGATGTGGGCGACTTCTGCCGTCAGCAGCGACACGTCGGCGACGGCGCTGGCGATGCGCTCGCCGCCGTACTCGACGCCGAGCACGGGATACGACTGCGTCTCGGCGTCACCGGCGAGGACGGCCTCGATGGCTGCCCCCGCGGAGTCGGCCGGGACGGACCGGAATCCTCCGTCGACGTCGACCGGCAGGACCGGTGGCGCAGGTGCGGACCGCGCGAGTCGCGCGAAGGCAGCGTCGCCGATGGCGACGACGAGTGCAGGTGACGCTGCAAGCACGGAGTCGACGTGGCTCACGCGCGAGCGGGCGCCCGCGGCCGCGACGGCCGCCTCCAGGTCCGCCGTCGCGTCGCCGACGACGCCGACGAGCGGCTCCCCCTCGTTCATGATTCGAAACTCAGGCCAGGCGGAGAAAAAGCTGCTGACCTCGCCCGACGCGACGGGGGCTATCGATGGACCGAGCGCTGGCGGGCCGACGACACCGCCGCTCAGATACCGAGTCTATCTCGGGCGAACCGGGCGATCAGGGGGAGGTCCGAGAGGTGCATGAGGTTCCGCATCGCGAGCCGGTTGCCGTTGTTCACCTGCTCCAGGGTGTCCTCGTCCGTGGCGCGCAGGTCGGCCATCAGGCGGTCGTAGCGCTCGTTGGGCGCGAGATAGAGGAGGCGGGTCATGAGCAGTCGGGGACGCATCTGCGGGGCGACGTCGCGGTGCCACAGTTCGTCGTAGGTCGACAGTGCCGCGGCGGAGGTGTCGGGTTCCTCGGGGGTGAGACAGGCGTCCGCCGTAATCGCCGCCGACCGTGCGGACTTCATCCCCGAGTGGATGCCCTCGCCCCACAGCGGATCGATCGTCGGGACGGTGTCGCCGATGGCCATGAAGTTGTCCGTGCTCATCCCCTCCGGGGGCTGGATGTGGGCCGACCCGCGGTGTTGCTTGCCCTCGATTCGCTCGGCGTCGTCGAAGCGCGGGTCGCGGTCGATCCAGTAGTTCAGGTAGTCGTCGATGCCCATCCCGTCTTTCGCGTAGGTGTCGTGGGAGTCGTTCTGGATGTAACAGAGGCCGACCTTCGCCGTGTCGGCGCCCGTGTGGAAGATCCACGAGTACCCGCCCGGCGCGAGGTCGTGGTCCAGGCGGAGCATCATCGAGTCACGCAGGTCGGCGAACTCCGGGTGGTTCACGGCGACGCCCTCGAACTCGTACTCGATACCGATGGCCTGGTGTTCGCGTTCGAGGCCGGTGACGTCGAGCTTCTTGGCCAGCGGCGCGGCGGGGCCGGTGGCGTCGACGATCACGTCGGCGTACACCTCCTCGGACCCGTCGTACCGCACACCGACGGCCTCCCCGCCGTCCACGATGGGCGCCG encodes:
- a CDS encoding cytochrome b — its product is MSLERKDEHEHGRWMESRDLTAIEQIYLTTLIWLDKRLRVVDYLEILEDMYYKVNLQMPKSHTEQYNLDNKFWYWYPLYALGSFSTIAYIVAAVSGALLGFYYAPAAANANGQPTIAYEQITFIMTELNFGFFLRSLHRWAAQFMVAAVFLHMLRVYFTGAYKEPRELNWIIGIVLISLTMVFGYTGYLLPWDQLAFWAGQIGVEMSLSIPLIGEWVAQLMFGGFTLSQSTLQRMYILHVFFLPFVTTALIAVHIGIVWMQGIAEPH
- a CDS encoding Rieske (2Fe-2S) protein, with the translated sequence MPLDEDKYPAESGRRRFVKGVVGSAALSSVGAGGAAALDATTGPLGAGGGQTFFFGIENTAGPAPRGMPIIPVEVTDEGELRGQTPQRAEEVGEGSNGFNGSGVPYTWSWFQYCGIQSYAGLNPEADEDNYFRATPGTYDWMSDVEGGEPLTVDMFDDYAEWGNDIGSSGVGKPATASWRSEGPDAQTIPVQVLRSTRVTQMVNGEGPYSDLDESVRAFLEGATADDFMVWLNKCTHFCCVPGYKAYADSARFDAENKVYCQCHQSVYDPFSPVEKSFVALPRPDQ
- a CDS encoding DUF7314 family protein, whose product is MADEFAKGFGIFVVAGLGWMTLAGWYRTPSFEGTQLTGAPPEAATVYDQIGLFLEPVLFWFMILGPLTFWILIPIFERARESYAERAQ
- a CDS encoding NAD(+)/NADH kinase → MNEGEPLVGVVGDATADLEAAVAAAGARSRVSHVDSVLAASPALVVAIGDAAFARLARSAPAPPVLPVDVDGGFRSVPADSAGAAIEAVLAGDAETQSYPVLGVEYGGERIASAVADVSLLTAEVAHISEYAVASGDSHVGQFRADGVVVATPAGSPGYAHRLGCPLVAPGTNVGPVAPIAPFATNPDHWVLPLEELRLTVERDETPVTLVADDREVATVATGEPVTVTPDGSVDVALTPASDPEF
- a CDS encoding DUF7315 family membrane protein; amino-acid sequence: MTDDRPEGVDEPDARTRDVVVPLRVYKTVTVFSTLFAVAAVVGGFLLIDQATERATLPTSEIDPVVAIAGIALIVVGAGTYAFSTRFRTAEMGKSKDDADEPSDNG
- a CDS encoding digeranylgeranylglycerophospholipid reductase, producing the protein MSDRFDVVIAGAGPAGAQCARDLAARNYDVLVLETEPEDEFPRQSNKSTAGTFPSMMASFGIPDDVVMHYTDKVVLESPNEHYVRDQPGAVLEFADFKRFLVRDGRERGAEYRFDSRVSAPIVDGGEAVGVRYDGSEEVYADVIVDATGPAAPLAKKLDVTGLEREHQAIGIEYEFEGVAVNHPEFADLRDSMMLRLDHDLAPGGYSWIFHTGADTAKVGLCYIQNDSHDTYAKDGMGIDDYLNYWIDRDPRFDDAERIEGKQHRGSAHIQPPEGMSTDNFMAIGDTVPTIDPLWGEGIHSGMKSARSAAITADACLTPEEPDTSAAALSTYDELWHRDVAPQMRPRLLMTRLLYLAPNERYDRLMADLRATDEDTLEQVNNGNRLAMRNLMHLSDLPLIARFARDRLGI
- a CDS encoding cytochrome b family protein; its protein translation is MTDDTTSDTEDVRTDGSGGTGIVPPDDETPTWSERKQRTQGLSRLTYEYFERARREDQDLRQQSDYVERDVLGFPAWPHEMIRNLALTSFFVGIIIFLSAALPPHIGPPANASSTPAVILPDWYLYWSFGLLKLGFLNPELSLLGDTKLLADRTYGVLANVVIVGFIAIVPFLNKGSARRPVEQPFWAAVGMSGVIFSITIAALSVKNLLPMDSKLLQDLTFLLPFVGAFITYAVLRTMREGYMFNLNRRYYRLRPPK
- a CDS encoding DUF7313 family protein → MQTEPFVNLFGPLDAALQGQIEIVILALVLVNMVTRFLAQRRYVDQYEDDGADAITRWVPHEVTNLVLVLASFYFLTVHHHGGLVTSVLVVGMVITDFFEFESRKVEARRDLPLDRPKAAIGAWVLALLYVIFQVAFTGSIDSLV